TAGGCGgatgtttaattgttaatactaaataacgaagccgaaatcgctattttttattattcattttcgtcttatattaccatggagaaccaccccttaaattttctcccacctgtagtcgaacacccgTATAATGGTTATGTTCTTACTTGGTCTCTGAAGATGTAAGCTCAATTACTGACACATCAGTTGGTGTAGGAGAATATTTTCTTGGTGGACGCCTTATTCTACGTTCTTTTGATATCGCTTCTTCTTCAGACGTATTTTCACAGTAGACTTTCTCTTTGGATTGATGCCTTGTTGCCTGAGAAAGAAGAATGATTAAATAGAATTGTATTCATAAGCCATTGACTTCAATAAACAATTTTGTAAGTAAATACCGTTCGTTTCTTTTTCTCCAATTCTTCTTGTTGATTCTTTACGAGTGTCTCATATTTTGTAACCATCTCATCTCTGTTCTTCATAAATGCTTCCATTTCTCGCTCTTTCTCAATCAAACTGTTCTTCAGTTCTTGATTCATGTTTCGTAACCTCTCATTTTCTGCCTGTCTCTCTTCAGCACTCTGTTGAAGGAGCTCCATAATCTTGGCATTCTGTTCGGAGGTTTTAATGCGTGTTTCTAAGTCTTCAACATATTCTTCTTTTTGAGAAAGCTTCTCTTTTGTCTCTGTCAATTCTCTGATCGTATTCTTCATCTCTGCCTCCATAAGCTTGTCACTTCTGTCATCAGCATCGTTTCTTTGAATCATGAACTTTATTTCTAGAATCATGACGAAGTTTTATTTCTTTCTATTACATAAATAACATTTGCAACGATTTAGTCAACAACAAATATATATCTGACCTTGTTGTAGAGACTTGATCTCAATATCTTTCTCCTGTTTTACATCCTTCGCGCTTTCCAAACGATCCTCGAATTCTAAAAGTTTATCATTGTTTTCATCTAGCAACTTTTGCAGATGTTCTTTTTCATCTTGAcacatttctaaatttttgttcaGCTCTTCAATTTGTTGCTTCAGCTCCGTTACGGTATCGAGACTCTCCTGCAAAGTTTCAAGAAATTTATATTACGCTAGCgataaaaacaaacaaaaaattcaaattccaTAGAGAAGAACATTGACATTAAATGAAAAACAACTTATAAAAGTGATAAGATAGTttccaaaaatattgtaatcATTTTTCACGTAATTTTAACATTAAATGTCTACAAGCTTTT
The sequence above is drawn from the Lasioglossum baleicum chromosome 8, iyLasBale1, whole genome shotgun sequence genome and encodes:
- the LOC143211642 gene encoding uncharacterized protein LOC143211642 isoform X1 — translated: MAPTTSTPSDIRKKKRLRSRLVRSNNIQSSIRDHNLLGRNDDQSSSTESLMVSSTDAKAVKLNTLQAEFDEHVKESDIKTKESLDTVTELKQQIEELNKNLEMCQDEKEHLQKLLDENNDKLLEFEDRLESAKDVKQEKDIEIKSLQQEIKFMIQRNDADDRSDKLMEAEMKNTIRELTETKEKLSQKEEYVEDLETRIKTSEQNAKIMELLQQSAEERQAENERLRNMNQELKNSLIEKEREMEAFMKNRDEMVTKYETLVKNQQEELEKKKRTATRHQSKEKVYCENTSEEEAISKERRIRRPPRKYSPTPTDVSVIELTSSETKRSSKCAVLAPPLPRRHIQREERTSVKRNYMRQKMNLFKTLNQSRFQARRQYRRVLAV
- the LOC143211642 gene encoding uncharacterized protein LOC143211642 isoform X2 yields the protein MAPTTSTPSDIRKKKRLRSRLVRSNNIQSSIRDHNLLGRNDDQSSSTESLMKLNTLQAEFDEHVKESDIKTKESLDTVTELKQQIEELNKNLEMCQDEKEHLQKLLDENNDKLLEFEDRLESAKDVKQEKDIEIKSLQQEIKFMIQRNDADDRSDKLMEAEMKNTIRELTETKEKLSQKEEYVEDLETRIKTSEQNAKIMELLQQSAEERQAENERLRNMNQELKNSLIEKEREMEAFMKNRDEMVTKYETLVKNQQEELEKKKRTATRHQSKEKVYCENTSEEEAISKERRIRRPPRKYSPTPTDVSVIELTSSETKRSSKCAVLAPPLPRRHIQREERTSVKRNYMRQKMNLFKTLNQSRFQARRQYRRVLAV